A single Patagioenas fasciata isolate bPatFas1 chromosome 16, bPatFas1.hap1, whole genome shotgun sequence DNA region contains:
- the LOC136108291 gene encoding E3 ubiquitin-protein ligase RNF182-like, with translation MAQRGPRSPAPAAPELECKICYSRYDTRACRPKRLPCGHRLCAKCLCKMVALGDASPHQLRCPFCRRHSPVPGGDVQQLQDDGEALALLTGRERTKKRGPPQSPEVLLCPSVLEPVPSPDCLVVTILEVPEDMAPPEGLDGLEVVRLYRPASLSTLPCHGPGLKCRSWGWRAVPRFILGILCLLYFSSLPFGIYLLLIEHHGLGIVLVSLVPSTLLLCIVYSLCQCLCREVFGFPHS, from the coding sequence ATGGCCCAGCGGGGGCCGCGGTCCCCAGCACCCGCTGCCCCCGAGCTGGAGTGCAAGATCTGCTACAGCCGCTACGATACTCGTGCCTGCAGACCCAAGCGGCTTCCCTGTGGCCACCGCCTCTGTGCCAAGTGCCTGTGCAagatggtggcactgggggacgcATCACCCCACCAGCTCCGTTGCCCCTTCTGCCGCCGGCACAGCCCAGTGCCTGGTGGGGAcgtgcagcagctgcaggatgaTGGCGAGGCGCTGGCGCTGCTGACAGGCCGTGAGCGGACCAAGAAGCGGGGTCCCCCTCAGTCCCcagaggttcttctctgccccagCGTGCTGGAGCCAGTACCCAGCCCTGACTGCCTGGTGGTCACCATACTGGAGGTGCCGGAGGACATGGCCCCACCGGAGGGCCTGGACGGGCTGGAGGTGGTGCGGCTGTACCGCCCCGCCAGCCTGAGCACTCTGCCCTGCCACGGTCCTGGGCTGAAGTGCCGCTCCTGGGGGTGGCGAGCTGTGCCCCGCTTCATCCTGGGCATCCTCTGCCTTCTCTACTTCAGCTCCCTGCCCTTTGGCATCTACCTCCTGCTCATCGAGCACCACGGCCTGGGCATCGTCCTGGTCAGCCTTGTGCCCTCCACCCTCCTCCTCTGCATTGTCTACAGCCTCTGCCAGTGCCTGTGCCGGGAGGTCTTTGGGTTCCCCCATTCCTAA